The proteins below are encoded in one region of Streptomyces cyanogenus:
- a CDS encoding PH domain-containing protein: protein MSDPTSLPGLPVTFRPGHTRAILLTAGVVIFVVISGIALLLDIGPGSRLTFVITGALIFWVLARLARVKVVADASGVTVVNIAGKRRLAWEEILRVNLRPGDPWVFLDLSDGTSLPALGIQPGIAKQRAIADATALRALAEAHSAPSTLPHEPRS, encoded by the coding sequence ATGTCCGACCCGACCTCCCTTCCCGGCCTCCCCGTCACCTTCCGGCCCGGCCACACCCGGGCGATCCTGCTCACCGCCGGAGTCGTGATCTTCGTGGTGATATCCGGGATCGCCCTGCTGCTCGACATCGGCCCGGGCTCCCGGCTGACCTTCGTCATCACGGGGGCGCTGATCTTCTGGGTGCTGGCCCGGCTGGCCCGGGTGAAGGTGGTCGCCGACGCGTCCGGCGTCACCGTGGTGAACATCGCCGGAAAACGGCGCCTGGCCTGGGAGGAGATCCTCCGGGTGAACCTCCGGCCCGGCGACCCCTGGGTGTTCCTCGACCTGAGCGACGGCACCAGCCTGCCGGCGCTCGGTATCCAGCCGGGCATCGCCAAGCAGCGGGCCATCGCCGACGCCACGGCTCTCCGGGCGCTCGCCGAGGCCC
- the ribH gene encoding 6,7-dimethyl-8-ribityllumazine synthase, translating into MSGKGAPELSVRNVSDLRVAVIAAQWHEKVMDGLVNGALRALHDLGIDEPTLIRVPGSFELPVAAKVLAGRGYDAVVALGVVIRGGTPHFDYVCQGVTQGLTQVSVETGVPVGFGVLTCDTEEQALDRAGLEGSNEDKGHEAVTAAVATAATLRSVSEPWH; encoded by the coding sequence GTGAGCGGCAAGGGTGCACCGGAACTGTCCGTACGCAACGTGAGCGACCTCAGGGTCGCCGTCATCGCGGCGCAGTGGCACGAGAAGGTGATGGACGGTCTGGTCAACGGCGCCCTGCGCGCCCTGCACGACCTGGGCATCGACGAGCCGACCCTGATCAGGGTCCCCGGCAGCTTCGAGCTGCCGGTCGCCGCCAAGGTCCTCGCGGGCCGCGGCTACGACGCGGTGGTCGCCCTCGGCGTCGTCATCCGGGGCGGCACTCCCCACTTCGACTACGTGTGCCAGGGCGTCACCCAGGGCCTCACCCAGGTCTCCGTCGAGACCGGTGTCCCCGTCGGCTTCGGCGTGCTCACCTGCGACACGGAGGAGCAGGCCCTGGACCGGGCCGGTCTGGAGGGCTCGAACGAGGACAAGGGCCACGAGGCGGTGACGGCCGCGGTGGCGACGGCGGCCACGCTCCGCTCAGTATCCGAACCCTGGCACTAG
- a CDS encoding phosphoribosyl-ATP diphosphatase, whose product MSKKTFEELFTELQHKAAHGDPATSRTAELVGKGVHAIGKKVVEEAAEVWMAAEYEGKEAAAEEISQLLYHVQVMMVARGISLDDVYAHL is encoded by the coding sequence ATGTCCAAGAAGACGTTCGAGGAGCTCTTCACCGAGCTCCAGCACAAGGCCGCCCACGGCGATCCCGCCACCTCCCGCACCGCTGAGCTGGTCGGCAAGGGCGTCCATGCCATCGGCAAGAAGGTCGTCGAGGAGGCCGCCGAGGTCTGGATGGCCGCCGAGTACGAGGGCAAGGAAGCGGCCGCCGAGGAGATCTCGCAGCTGCTGTACCACGTCCAGGTGATGATGGTCGCCCGCGGCATCTCCCTGGACGACGTGTACGCCCACCTGTAA
- the hisG gene encoding ATP phosphoribosyltransferase translates to MLRIAVPNKGSLSGPAAEMLHEAGYQQRRESKELRIVDPENEVEFFYLRPRDIAIYVSSGRLDIGITGRDLLIDSGADAEEILPLGFARSTFRFAAKPGTADGLQDLKGRTVATSYEGIVQKHLADSGVDASVVHLDGAVETAIELGVAEVIADVVETGTSLRNAGLEVFGEPIMKSEAIVVRRTGADAEEPKVQQFLRRLQGVLVARTYVMMDYDCRVEQLERAVALTPGLESPTVSPLHNEGWVAVRAMVPAKEAQRIMDDLYAIGARAILTTAIHACRL, encoded by the coding sequence ATGCTGCGCATCGCCGTCCCCAACAAGGGTTCACTGTCCGGCCCTGCGGCGGAGATGCTGCATGAGGCCGGTTACCAGCAGCGCCGCGAGTCCAAGGAGCTGCGCATCGTCGACCCGGAGAACGAGGTCGAGTTCTTCTACCTCCGCCCCCGCGACATCGCGATCTACGTCTCCTCCGGCCGCCTCGACATCGGCATCACCGGCCGTGACCTGCTGATCGACTCCGGTGCCGACGCCGAGGAGATCCTGCCGCTGGGCTTCGCCCGCTCCACGTTCCGCTTCGCCGCCAAGCCGGGCACCGCCGACGGCCTCCAGGACCTCAAGGGCAGGACCGTCGCCACCTCCTACGAGGGCATCGTCCAGAAGCACCTCGCGGACAGCGGCGTCGACGCCTCCGTCGTCCACCTGGACGGCGCCGTGGAGACCGCGATCGAGCTGGGCGTCGCCGAGGTGATCGCCGACGTCGTGGAGACCGGCACCAGCCTGCGCAACGCGGGTCTGGAGGTCTTCGGCGAGCCGATCATGAAGTCCGAGGCGATCGTCGTCCGCCGCACCGGCGCCGACGCCGAGGAGCCCAAGGTCCAGCAGTTCCTGCGCCGTCTCCAGGGCGTCCTGGTCGCCCGGACGTACGTGATGATGGACTACGACTGCCGGGTCGAGCAGCTGGAGAGGGCCGTCGCGCTCACCCCCGGCCTGGAGTCCCCGACCGTCTCCCCGCTGCACAACGAGGGCTGGGTCGCGGTCCGCGCCATGGTTCCGGCGAAGGAGGCCCAGCGGATCATGGACGACCTCTACGCCATCGGCGCCCGCGCCATCCTGACCACGGCCATCCACGCCTGCCGCCTGTAG